The proteins below are encoded in one region of Terriglobales bacterium:
- a CDS encoding DUF58 domain-containing protein → MRAALAKIDREAWVRFFAAIGGLALAFTAAVFSTVFRYAGNVLATALLASAALLLAGLVAVISVPYLARRVVVARMRDAFDYDVTREGAGYLILVLVVGVAALNTGNNLLFIVVAAMLASILISGIASAALLRGLELDIALPQHVFARRAVWARFKLRNRRRVAPAFSVTIAPPKRPGTRLRRRWVPGVFAFPPKRPPERQWVRIPDLQWRVVEAPPAGPRIFDGAVYFPYIAPGAVGSADVELNFARRGRYRQDALGVATRFPFSFLVKTRRVTLEREIVVYPSVEETDELLEILPMITGEFEAFVSGRGHDLYRIREYMPEDSARHVDWKASARSGALKVREFTREDERRLRIVFDNPAPGAVSEAAYERGVMLAASLAWHFAAENTELEFMAQGCAAGQDVYGFLRHLALAEPAAGESMMEKIPAGTDDYNVIVTARPRGSIPTALWACSYFVFMDR, encoded by the coding sequence TTGAGAGCTGCGCTCGCGAAGATTGATCGCGAAGCCTGGGTGCGCTTTTTCGCCGCCATCGGCGGACTAGCGCTGGCGTTCACTGCCGCGGTCTTCTCCACCGTGTTCCGATACGCGGGCAACGTGCTGGCCACGGCGCTGCTGGCCTCGGCGGCCCTGCTGCTGGCGGGGCTGGTGGCGGTGATCAGCGTGCCTTACCTGGCGCGGCGCGTGGTGGTGGCGCGCATGCGCGACGCGTTCGACTACGACGTGACCCGCGAAGGCGCCGGTTATCTGATTCTGGTGCTGGTCGTCGGCGTGGCGGCGCTGAACACCGGCAACAACCTGCTGTTCATCGTTGTCGCCGCCATGCTGGCATCGATCCTGATTTCCGGCATCGCCTCGGCGGCGCTGCTGCGCGGGTTGGAACTCGACATCGCGCTGCCGCAGCACGTGTTCGCGCGGCGCGCGGTGTGGGCGCGGTTCAAGCTGCGCAATCGCCGGAGAGTTGCGCCGGCGTTTTCCGTTACTATCGCGCCGCCCAAGCGGCCGGGGACGCGGCTGCGCCGCCGCTGGGTCCCGGGCGTGTTTGCGTTTCCGCCGAAGCGCCCGCCGGAGCGGCAGTGGGTGCGCATTCCCGACCTGCAGTGGCGCGTGGTGGAAGCGCCGCCCGCGGGCCCGCGCATTTTCGACGGCGCGGTCTACTTTCCCTACATCGCGCCGGGCGCGGTGGGCAGCGCCGACGTGGAACTGAACTTCGCGCGCCGCGGGCGCTACCGGCAGGACGCGCTCGGCGTCGCCACGCGTTTTCCGTTTTCCTTCCTGGTGAAGACGCGACGGGTAACGCTGGAACGCGAGATCGTTGTCTATCCTTCGGTGGAGGAAACCGACGAGCTGCTCGAGATCCTGCCCATGATCACCGGCGAGTTCGAAGCGTTCGTCAGCGGGCGCGGGCACGACCTGTACCGCATCCGCGAATACATGCCCGAGGACTCGGCGCGGCACGTGGACTGGAAGGCGAGCGCGCGCAGCGGCGCGCTCAAGGTCCGCGAGTTCACCCGCGAAGACGAGCGGCGGCTGCGGATTGTCTTCGACAATCCCGCTCCGGGCGCGGTCTCCGAGGCCGCCTACGAGCGCGGCGTGATGCTGGCAGCGTCGCTGGCGTGGCACTTCGCAGCCGAGAACACCGAGCTGGAGTTCATGGCGCAGGGCTGCGCCGCGGGACAGGACGTTTACGGATTCCTGCGGCACCTTGCGCTGGCGGAGCCGGCGGCCGGCGAATCCATGATGGAAAAAATTCCGGCGGGCACCGATGACTACAACGTGATCGTCACCGCGCGCCCGCGCGGCTCGATTCCGACGGCGTTGTGGGCGTGCTCGTACTTCGTGTTCATGGACAGATGA
- a CDS encoding PGPGW domain-containing protein — MTAKRIATIALGWAFLLLGVAGLVLPILQGILFIVIGLLILSTEYVWAHHLLRRLREKFPSAARRADRAGGRAQAWLRRIGPSGAKPEQKADSKPE, encoded by the coding sequence ATGACCGCCAAACGCATCGCCACCATCGCCCTGGGGTGGGCCTTTCTGCTCCTTGGCGTGGCGGGACTGGTTCTCCCCATCCTGCAGGGAATCCTGTTCATCGTGATCGGGCTGCTGATTCTCTCCACCGAGTACGTGTGGGCGCACCACCTGCTGCGGCGACTGCGCGAAAAATTTCCCAGCGCGGCGCGGCGGGCCGACCGCGCGGGTGGACGCGCGCAGGCATGGCTGCGGCGCATCGGGCCGAGCGGAGCCAAGCCCGAACAAAAGGCCGATTCCAAGCCGGAGTGA
- a CDS encoding DedA family protein, producing MDSWLFAHLRAFFAEFGYWAVVIALLLENMGIPVPGETVLLFASFLAWSENKLHLPVVIVAGICACTVGDNIGYAIGHRGGRKLLERYRHFFRIRNRTIAMGERLFAKHGAVTVFFARFIFGMRIIAGPLAGVLRMHWRKFAIFNFLGAVVWVSVISGLGYLFGGQFERLERLMGRANAIIAVAAVVLIYWTVRAYRRRMQDEAAEPE from the coding sequence ATGGATAGCTGGCTCTTCGCGCATCTGCGCGCGTTCTTCGCCGAGTTCGGCTACTGGGCCGTGGTGATTGCCCTGCTGCTGGAGAACATGGGCATCCCGGTGCCGGGCGAGACCGTGCTGCTGTTCGCCAGCTTCCTGGCATGGTCGGAGAACAAGCTGCACCTGCCGGTGGTGATTGTGGCCGGCATCTGCGCATGCACGGTGGGCGACAACATCGGGTATGCCATCGGACACCGCGGCGGCCGCAAGCTGCTGGAGCGCTACCGGCATTTTTTCCGGATCCGCAACCGCACGATCGCGATGGGCGAGCGCTTGTTCGCCAAACACGGCGCGGTCACCGTGTTCTTCGCGCGCTTCATTTTCGGAATGCGGATCATCGCCGGACCGCTGGCGGGCGTTCTGCGGATGCACTGGCGGAAGTTCGCCATTTTCAATTTTCTCGGCGCGGTGGTCTGGGTCAGCGTAATATCGGGCCTCGGTTACTTATTCGGCGGACAGTTCGAGAGGCTGGAGCGGCTGATGGGCCGCGCCAACGCGATCATCGCCGTGGCGGCGGTGGTGCTCATCTACTGGACGGTTCGCGCCTACCGGCGGCGCATGCAGGACGAGGCGGCCGAGCCGGAATAG
- a CDS encoding alpha/beta fold hydrolase codes for MNTRLQHATVYSASAVAAGLAERWITVDGVRVRYLHGGDGPPLVLVHGLIASAFSWRFNLPELARIRTVFALDLPGAGESQRLPMDCSLRGLAKWLLNFCAACGVERFDLLGTSHGGAVAMKAAAMDAAGDKRIQRLLLVAAVNPWSRGPRGRIAALNLLPQFVTVPCLKILAPPLRGFFLRRVYGDPRRIPPGTAETYASYLRPPGSVEHTLRILRTWHQDLDELERALPQIAHLPTLVLWGERDPAVMASSAAELAKRLPNTRTVLLPGVGHLPYEEAPDNFNAAVISFLTSAQHSALGIQP; via the coding sequence TTGAACACCAGGCTCCAACACGCCACGGTATACAGCGCCTCCGCTGTGGCGGCTGGTCTCGCTGAACGGTGGATCACCGTGGACGGCGTGCGGGTGCGCTATCTGCACGGCGGCGATGGTCCGCCGCTGGTGCTGGTGCATGGGCTGATCGCATCGGCTTTCTCCTGGCGCTTCAATTTGCCCGAACTGGCGCGCATACGTACCGTGTTTGCGCTCGACCTGCCGGGGGCGGGCGAATCGCAACGCCTTCCGATGGACTGCTCGCTGCGGGGCCTGGCGAAGTGGCTGCTGAATTTCTGCGCCGCCTGCGGCGTGGAACGCTTTGATCTGCTGGGCACGTCGCACGGCGGAGCCGTCGCGATGAAGGCAGCCGCGATGGATGCGGCAGGCGACAAGCGGATTCAAAGGCTGCTGCTGGTGGCGGCGGTGAATCCGTGGTCGCGCGGACCACGCGGCCGTATCGCCGCGCTGAACCTGCTGCCGCAGTTCGTGACGGTTCCGTGCCTGAAGATACTGGCGCCGCCGCTGCGCGGATTCTTCCTGCGCCGCGTTTACGGCGACCCGCGACGCATCCCTCCGGGGACGGCGGAAACGTACGCGAGCTATCTGCGCCCGCCCGGGTCGGTGGAGCACACACTGCGCATCCTGCGAACCTGGCATCAGGACCTGGACGAGCTGGAGCGCGCGCTCCCCCAGATTGCGCATCTTCCAACGCTGGTGCTGTGGGGCGAGCGCGATCCGGCGGTGATGGCTTCGTCGGCCGCGGAACTGGCGAAGCGATTGCCGAACACGCGCACCGTGCTTCTGCCCGGCGTTGGGCATCTGCCGTATGAGGAAGCGCCGGACAACTTCAATGCGGCAGTCATCTCATTCCTAACCAGCGCTCAGCATTCAGCACTCGGCATTCAGCCCTGA
- a CDS encoding ATP-binding protein translates to MALRLAPELHHKQAEKYALGEAPRTPPLSRRPMAKDFQVRFVAVVLAFLTLASAIFAWINFRKEREYPVPYDGVWWVERVDGLAAQRVDSEGPGARAGIKQGDRLIAVAGQDVRNAAALSRQMYKTGVYGKVTYSIVRGGVALDAPIILTPADRSLNSGLRLIALIYLGIGLYVLLRRWTAPKSTHFYVFCLVSFIFYAFHYTGKLNSFDWIIYWSNEVAWLLQPALFLHFAFTFPETKEFVRRHRWLPAVVYLPAVLLGALHVSAIRLLPPSELLRFNLDRVQMGYLALYFIGAAGVLWHSYRHAATPILRQQMKWVTRGTILAIAPFTLFYVVPYLLGALPTATMKVSVLSLVFLPLTFGYAIFRYRLMDVDIIFKRGVAYTLAAASIAGLFYLVVALAAEIVHKNLPSAGPTGLIVAIIVTSFLFDPVKNWIQERMDQFFSRQRVDYRKTLVEFGRELSSETDMDKMLSAVVDRLSRTLMVVRVAVFLADEKAPGGFVMAKSAGMGDLLGLDLSFLSAPRPGQHGHLFFDNTHQALRETPSAQETIARLDLNYYIPCTVQQSAVAVLGLGKTMEGDFLTSEDVELLETLAGYIGIAIQNARLYASLEQKVQQYERLKDFNENIVESISVGVLAVDLDDRIEFWNSQMEVMYALPRSEAVGKPLADVFPAAFTEEFYRLRQSGGIHNLYKFRLGTRTGENRVANIAIAPLVTRRFNVIGRLIIVDDITERIELESQLTQAEKLSSIGLMAAGVAHEVNTPLAVISSYAQMLSKQLQGDEKKSSLLEKITAQSFRASEIVNNLLNFSRTGASEFGEVDVNRVIHETLMLLEHQFKTARIRIEQELDPELPHIHGNAGKLQQVFLNLFLNAKDAMLSGGTLHVSTSNGSGVNVRVRDTGAGIAQEHLSRIYDPFFTTKHAPRNNGQGRGTGLGLAVTYGIIQEHAGKIRVESRVGEGTTFHLEFPLIRKAVNV, encoded by the coding sequence ATGGCGTTGCGGCTGGCACCCGAGTTGCATCACAAGCAAGCGGAGAAGTATGCACTCGGCGAGGCGCCTCGCACCCCGCCGCTGTCGCGCCGCCCCATGGCCAAGGATTTCCAAGTCCGGTTCGTTGCCGTTGTCCTCGCTTTCCTCACCTTGGCATCGGCAATCTTCGCCTGGATCAACTTCCGCAAGGAGCGCGAATACCCGGTCCCCTACGACGGCGTGTGGTGGGTGGAGCGAGTGGACGGCCTCGCCGCCCAGCGCGTGGACTCCGAAGGACCCGGCGCCCGCGCCGGCATCAAGCAGGGTGACCGCCTCATTGCCGTCGCCGGCCAGGACGTCCGCAACGCGGCTGCCCTCAGCCGGCAAATGTACAAGACCGGCGTCTACGGCAAGGTTACGTACTCGATTGTGCGCGGGGGCGTTGCCCTCGATGCGCCGATCATCCTCACGCCCGCCGACCGGTCGCTCAACTCCGGCCTGCGGCTGATCGCGCTGATCTATCTCGGGATCGGCCTGTACGTGCTCCTGCGACGCTGGACCGCGCCCAAGTCGACGCACTTCTACGTTTTCTGCCTGGTGTCGTTCATTTTTTACGCATTCCACTACACCGGCAAGCTGAATTCGTTTGATTGGATCATCTATTGGTCCAACGAGGTCGCCTGGCTCCTGCAGCCGGCGCTGTTCCTGCACTTCGCCTTCACCTTCCCCGAGACGAAGGAGTTCGTTCGCCGCCATCGCTGGCTGCCGGCCGTGGTCTACCTGCCGGCGGTGCTGCTCGGCGCTTTGCACGTTTCGGCCATCCGCCTGCTGCCGCCCAGCGAGCTGCTGCGCTTCAACCTTGACCGCGTGCAGATGGGCTACCTGGCGCTGTACTTCATCGGCGCCGCGGGCGTGCTGTGGCACAGCTATCGCCACGCGGCCACTCCCATCCTGCGCCAGCAGATGAAGTGGGTGACGCGCGGCACAATTCTTGCCATCGCGCCGTTCACGCTGTTCTACGTCGTCCCCTACCTGCTCGGCGCGTTGCCCACTGCGACCATGAAGGTCTCGGTGCTGTCGCTGGTGTTTCTGCCGCTGACCTTCGGCTACGCCATCTTCCGTTACCGGCTCATGGACGTGGACATCATCTTCAAGCGCGGCGTCGCCTACACGCTGGCGGCCGCGTCCATTGCCGGACTGTTCTACCTGGTGGTCGCTCTGGCCGCCGAGATCGTCCACAAGAACCTGCCCAGCGCAGGCCCGACCGGGCTGATCGTCGCCATCATCGTCACGTCATTCCTGTTCGACCCGGTCAAGAATTGGATCCAGGAGCGCATGGACCAGTTCTTCTCCCGCCAGCGCGTGGACTATCGCAAGACGCTGGTCGAGTTCGGCCGCGAGCTGAGCTCCGAGACCGACATGGACAAGATGCTCAGCGCCGTGGTCGATCGCCTCTCGCGCACGCTCATGGTCGTGCGCGTGGCCGTTTTTCTCGCCGATGAGAAGGCGCCCGGCGGCTTCGTCATGGCCAAGTCCGCGGGCATGGGCGACCTTCTGGGGCTTGACCTGAGCTTCCTGAGCGCGCCGCGTCCCGGCCAGCACGGACACCTGTTCTTCGACAATACGCACCAGGCGCTGCGCGAAACCCCGAGCGCACAGGAAACCATCGCTCGCCTCGACCTGAACTACTACATCCCCTGCACCGTGCAGCAGAGCGCGGTCGCCGTCCTCGGCCTGGGCAAGACGATGGAAGGCGACTTCCTCACCAGCGAAGACGTGGAACTGCTCGAGACGCTCGCCGGTTACATCGGCATCGCCATCCAGAACGCCCGCCTATACGCTTCGCTCGAGCAGAAAGTGCAGCAGTACGAGCGCCTGAAGGACTTCAACGAGAACATCGTGGAGTCCATCAGCGTAGGCGTGCTCGCGGTGGACCTGGACGACCGCATCGAGTTCTGGAACTCGCAGATGGAAGTGATGTACGCGCTGCCGCGCTCGGAAGCGGTCGGCAAACCGCTGGCGGACGTGTTTCCTGCCGCCTTCACCGAAGAGTTCTACCGGCTGCGGCAGTCGGGCGGCATTCACAACCTCTACAAGTTCCGGCTGGGCACGCGCACCGGCGAAAACCGCGTGGCCAACATCGCCATTGCGCCGCTGGTCACGCGCCGCTTCAACGTGATTGGCCGCCTCATCATCGTTGACGACATCACCGAGCGCATCGAGCTGGAATCGCAGCTCACGCAGGCGGAAAAGCTCAGCTCCATCGGCCTGATGGCCGCGGGCGTGGCGCACGAAGTCAACACGCCGCTGGCGGTGATCTCCAGCTACGCGCAGATGCTTTCCAAGCAGCTCCAGGGCGACGAGAAGAAGTCGTCGCTGCTGGAAAAGATCACCGCGCAGAGCTTCCGCGCCTCCGAGATCGTCAACAACCTGCTGAACTTCTCGCGCACCGGCGCCTCCGAGTTCGGCGAGGTGGACGTGAACCGCGTGATCCACGAAACGCTCATGCTGCTGGAGCACCAGTTCAAGACGGCGCGCATCCGCATCGAGCAGGAACTCGATCCGGAGCTGCCGCACATCCACGGCAACGCCGGCAAACTGCAGCAGGTGTTCCTGAACCTGTTCCTGAACGCGAAAGACGCCATGCTCAGCGGCGGCACGCTGCACGTGAGCACCTCGAACGGCTCGGGCGTGAACGTGCGCGTGCGCGACACCGGCGCCGGCATCGCGCAGGAACACCTGAGCCGCATCTACGATCCGTTCTTCACCACCAAACACGCGCCCCGCAATAACGGCCAGGGACGCGGCACCGGCCTGGGCCTCGCCGTTACCTACGGCATCATCCAGGAGCACGCCGGCAAGATTCGCGTGGAGAGCCGCGTGGGAGAAGGCACGACCTTCCACCTGGAATTCCCTTTGATAAGGAAGGCAGTGAATGTCTAG
- a CDS encoding sigma-54 dependent transcriptional regulator, producing MSRAVASTPLRSSPPLEGGARTGAILIIDDEAAIRESLQTLLELEGYRVEVAGDGDEGLARLGNEPFDVVLLDYALPGRNGLKVLTEIRERDPQMAVIMVTAFGTVENAVKAMQGGAVNFIQKPWDNEKLLADVGAAIAHRRIEEENVQLKRALKQRYNFENIVGKSDTMLRIFDLVSQVAPSRSTVLIQGESGTGKELIAKAIHMNSPRKDRAFVPVNTGSMPADLLESTLFGHVKGAFTSAVASKKGLFEIADRGTLFLDEIGAMSLETQAKILRVLQDRKFMHLGGVQEIQVDVRIIAATNVDLRQLVREGRFRDDLYYRLNVITLDLPPLRNRREDITLLVDHFLRKFSTENDKPMRQMSVEALRPLLDYAWPGNVRELENVVERAVVLSNGPVIGPDLLPDHIAGRGAAQQLIEHRPDASLFDIMEECERRIIADMLERCNWNQTEAAEQFHVPLSTLNQKIKRLNIEIRKKSKD from the coding sequence ATGTCTAGAGCTGTTGCCTCTACGCCGCTACGCAGCTCGCCACCGCTGGAAGGCGGGGCGCGCACGGGCGCCATTTTGATCATTGACGACGAAGCCGCCATTCGCGAGTCGCTGCAGACGCTGCTCGAACTGGAAGGCTACCGCGTGGAAGTTGCCGGCGACGGCGACGAAGGCCTCGCCCGCCTCGGCAACGAACCCTTCGACGTGGTCCTGCTGGACTACGCGCTTCCCGGCCGCAACGGTCTCAAGGTGCTCACTGAAATCCGCGAGCGCGACCCGCAGATGGCCGTCATCATGGTCACCGCCTTCGGCACGGTGGAGAACGCGGTGAAGGCCATGCAGGGCGGCGCCGTCAACTTCATCCAGAAGCCCTGGGACAACGAAAAACTGCTCGCCGACGTGGGCGCGGCCATCGCGCACCGCCGCATCGAAGAGGAAAACGTACAGCTCAAGCGCGCCCTCAAGCAGCGCTACAACTTCGAAAACATCGTCGGCAAGTCCGACACCATGCTGCGCATCTTCGACCTGGTGAGCCAGGTGGCGCCCTCGCGCTCTACCGTGCTCATCCAGGGCGAGAGCGGCACCGGAAAAGAGCTGATCGCGAAAGCGATCCACATGAACTCGCCCCGCAAGGACCGCGCTTTCGTCCCGGTCAACACCGGTTCGATGCCCGCCGACCTGCTCGAGTCCACCCTGTTTGGTCACGTGAAAGGCGCGTTCACCAGCGCGGTCGCATCGAAGAAGGGCCTGTTCGAGATCGCCGACCGCGGCACGCTGTTCCTCGACGAAATCGGCGCCATGAGCCTGGAGACGCAGGCAAAAATCCTCCGCGTGCTCCAGGACCGAAAGTTCATGCACCTGGGCGGCGTGCAGGAAATCCAGGTGGACGTGCGCATCATCGCCGCCACCAACGTGGACCTGCGGCAACTGGTGCGCGAGGGCCGCTTCCGCGACGACCTCTACTATCGCCTGAACGTCATCACACTCGACCTGCCGCCGCTGCGCAACCGCCGCGAGGACATCACACTCCTCGTCGATCACTTCCTGCGCAAGTTCTCCACCGAAAACGACAAGCCGATGCGGCAGATGTCGGTCGAAGCGCTGCGTCCGCTGCTCGACTACGCCTGGCCGGGCAACGTACGCGAACTGGAGAACGTGGTCGAGCGCGCCGTGGTGCTCTCCAACGGCCCCGTCATCGGCCCTGACCTGCTGCCCGACCATATCGCGGGCCGAGGCGCGGCGCAGCAGCTCATCGAGCACCGGCCCGACGCCTCGCTGTTCGACATCATGGAAGAGTGCGAGCGCCGCATCATCGCCGATATGCTCGAGCGCTGCAATTGGAACCAGACCGAGGCCGCCGAGCAGTTCCACGTCCCGCTCTCGACGCTGAACCAGAAGATCAAGCGCCTGAACATCGAAATCCGCAAGAAATCGAAGGACTAA
- a CDS encoding ABC transporter permease → MELVSPAEIAKEKVLAVQEYAELAWRSVTNLFRQPRYVADMLLQADNIGVGSLPIVILTGFFTGAVLALNTSSTLEKFGSLSLTGQLVSVSMVRELGPVLTGLLVAGRNASGMASELGSMKVTEQIDAMRALGTDPYKKLVTPRVAATVVMLFFLSIISDLVGLCGGWFISYALLGLDSYQYWTTSYQTLAYADVIMGLVKPIFFGFLISTVGCYYGMSTTGGTQGVGRSTTQAVVAASVLILVVDFFLTRFLMVVL, encoded by the coding sequence CTGGAGCTGGTTTCTCCCGCAGAAATCGCGAAGGAAAAAGTACTCGCCGTGCAGGAGTACGCGGAGCTTGCCTGGCGCTCCGTCACCAACCTGTTCCGGCAGCCGCGCTACGTGGCCGACATGCTGCTCCAGGCCGACAACATCGGCGTCGGCTCGCTGCCCATCGTCATCCTGACCGGGTTCTTCACGGGCGCCGTGCTGGCGCTGAACACCTCGAGCACCCTGGAAAAATTCGGATCGCTCTCGCTCACCGGCCAGCTCGTCTCGGTATCCATGGTGCGCGAACTCGGCCCGGTGCTCACCGGCCTGCTGGTGGCCGGACGCAACGCCAGCGGCATGGCCAGCGAACTCGGCTCTATGAAGGTGACCGAGCAGATCGACGCCATGCGCGCGCTGGGCACCGACCCGTACAAGAAGCTGGTCACGCCGCGCGTTGCCGCGACCGTGGTGATGCTTTTCTTCCTGAGCATCATCTCCGACCTGGTGGGCCTGTGCGGCGGCTGGTTCATCAGCTACGCGCTGCTCGGCCTTGACAGCTATCAGTACTGGACTACCTCGTACCAGACGCTCGCTTATGCCGACGTGATCATGGGGCTGGTGAAGCCGATCTTCTTCGGCTTTCTCATCTCCACCGTCGGCTGCTACTACGGCATGTCCACCACCGGCGGCACGCAGGGCGTGGGGCGCTCGACCACCCAGGCGGTGGTCGCCGCGTCGGTGCTCATCCTGGTGGTCGACTTCTTCCTGACGCGCTTCCTCATGGTGGTGCTGTAA
- a CDS encoding ATP-binding cassette domain-containing protein: MSSITHPADLPAPAPFPAEDKAIVFDDVAISFEENEVLKSISFALTRGETKVLLGIAGSGKSTILKLALGLLRPDRGRIWVLGQEVTAMTEQDLFALRSRVGMVFQESALFDSLTVRENVGYRLMEDHSLSAGEVEQRVAEALRFVELEHTLDMFPSELSGGMRRRVAIARAIVTRPEVILYDSPTGGLDPITSTTIIELILKQRDVYKTTALMVTHRLQDAFVMATNCFDTKQNKMVPIGRDSTTDVETTFLVLRDGCVIFDGAAEQLVETRDEYIREYIA, translated from the coding sequence ATGTCGTCCATCACCCATCCGGCCGATCTGCCCGCCCCGGCGCCGTTTCCCGCCGAAGACAAGGCCATCGTCTTCGATGACGTGGCGATTTCGTTCGAAGAAAACGAAGTGCTGAAGAGCATTTCCTTCGCGCTCACTCGCGGCGAGACGAAAGTCCTGCTGGGCATTGCCGGCTCCGGCAAGAGCACCATCCTCAAGCTGGCGCTGGGGCTGCTTCGCCCCGACCGCGGACGCATCTGGGTGCTCGGCCAGGAAGTGACGGCCATGACCGAACAGGACCTATTCGCCCTCCGCAGCCGCGTGGGCATGGTCTTTCAGGAGAGCGCGCTCTTCGATTCACTCACCGTGCGGGAGAACGTGGGCTACCGCCTGATGGAAGACCACAGCTTGAGCGCCGGGGAAGTGGAGCAGCGCGTGGCGGAGGCGCTGCGATTCGTCGAGCTGGAGCACACGCTCGACATGTTTCCGTCCGAACTCTCCGGCGGCATGCGGCGCCGCGTGGCCATCGCGCGCGCCATCGTCACGCGGCCGGAGGTCATTCTCTACGACTCGCCCACCGGCGGGCTCGATCCCATCACGTCAACCACCATCATCGAGCTCATCCTGAAACAGCGCGACGTCTACAAGACCACCGCGCTCATGGTCACGCACCGCCTGCAGGACGCGTTCGTGATGGCCACAAACTGCTTCGACACGAAACAGAACAAGATGGTGCCCATCGGCCGGGACTCCACCACGGACGTGGAGACGACATTCCTGGTCCTGCGCGACGGCTGCGTAATCTTCGACGGCGCCGCGGAACAGCTGGTGGAGACGCGGGACGAGTACATCAGGGAATACATCGCGTAA